The Anaerolineae bacterium region ATTATTGACCACCATTGAGGATCGCGTTGACGACATCCGCCACCTCATTGATGCCTTGTTGGATGTGGGCAAAATTGAAGCCGGGATTGATATGGATATTGAGCCGTGCCAATTACCTCCCCTGCTCGATGAAGTGACCGGCTCTCTCACCCCTCAAGCTAACCATAAGTCTATTCAACTGAACCATAAATTGAGTGAAGATTTATTGCCCGTTATGGCCAACCCCACCCGTATCCGCCAAGTTTTGCACAATCTGATTGACAACGCCATCAAATACACCCCCCCTGGAGGACAGGTTACGGTTAAAGCCTTTCAGCAAGAGCAAGAAATCCGCATTCAGGTGATTGACACCGGCATCGGCATCCCGGCGGCCGACCAGCCCCACGTTTTTGAGAAGTTCTATCAAGTCAAGGAAAGTCAGGCAGTTGGGCTGAGAGGCAGCGGCCTGGGCCTGGCCATTACCAAAAGCATTGTTGAAAAATGCGGCGGGCGCATCTGGCTAGAAAGCGTGCCCGGCAAGGGCAGCACCTTTACCGTAGCTTTGCCTGTCTATCTGGATATGTTATAATCCCCTTCATCTTCACAAGGAGACCTGACCTGTATGAAAATCGTTCTGGATGCAATGGGCGGCGATGATGCTCCAACCGAAACAGTGCATGGGGCAGTGTGGGCCGCCCGTGATTTTGACCTGACCATTCAATTGGTCGGCCAGCCCGACATACTTGAGGCCGAACTGGCCAAACACAATACCACCGGCCTGGATTTACCCATTATTCCGGCCAGCCAGGTGATTGAAATGCATGAACCGCCTTCAACGGCGGTAAAAAATAAAAAAGACGCTTCCATGGTCGTCGCCCTCCGGTCCCTAAAGGCGGGCGAAAGTGACGCCTTTGTTTCTGCCGGAAATTCAGGCGGGGTGCTGGCCGCGGCTTTATTTGGCCTGGGCCGCATCAAGGGCATCAAACGCCCGGCGCTTAGCACTATCTTTCCTAACGACTCCGAATACGGCTATAATTTTTTGCTTGACGTGGGGGCCAACACCGATGTCCGTCCTGAATACCTGCTGCAATTTGCCCTGATGGGCAGTTTATATGCGGAACGGGTCATGCGCATCCCTAACCCCCGGGTAGGGCTGTTATCAACCGGCGAGGAAGAAGACAAGGGCAGCCTGCTTACGCAAGAAGTGACGCCTTTATTAAAGGCCAGCCACCTTAACTTTATTGGCAATGTAGAAGGCAAAGATGTGCCGGCCGGCGTGGCCGATGTGATTGTGACCGATGGCTTCACCGGCAATATCTACGTAAAGGGAGTGGAAGGCGCAGCCTGGTTGATTCTGAAATTCCTCAAACAAGAAATAAAGGCCCGCCCCCTGGCCATGTTGGGGGCTGTGCTGGCCCAGGGCGCGCTGCAAGCTTTACGGGTAAAATTGGATTACCGCGAATTTGGCGGCGGCCCGTTGTTGGGCGTTAATGGGGTAGTCATTGTGGCGCATGGTCGCTCCGATGCTTACGCCATCCGTAACGCCATCAGAGTAGCCAAACATGCGGCCCAAAATAACATTGTGCAAGCCATTGAAAGTGGCCTCAATGAGCTAACCGTAGGAATAGGTGAACCCGTTGCCGCACCTTCAGCCTGACCGACAGCGGGTGGTTGTTACCGGGCTGGGGGCCATTACGGCCCTGGGCCATTCCGTAAGTGAAACATGGGAGCGGTTGGTCAAGGGACAATCGGGCATTGGCCCGATCACGCTGTTTGACGCCACCGCGTTGGCCACCCGTTTTGCCGGCGAGGTAAAAAATTTTGACCCCCGGCAATATGTCCCGGCCAAAGAAGTCCGGCGGATGGCTCGCTGTTCCCATTTTGCCCTGGCGGCGGCGGCGCAAGCGGTTGAGCATGCCGGCTTGCCATACCCCTTTGGCGATGACCTGGCCGAAAAAAGCGGCGTGCTGCTGGGCACAGCCATGGGCGGTTTTGATAAAGCAGAACAGGGCTTAAAAGATTATTTGGAGAAAGGGCTAAATAAAGTAAACCCTTTTTCACTGCCGGCGGCCTTACCTAATCTGTCAACCTTTCACGTTTGCGTAAAGCTCAATGCCCAGGGTTATACCAATACCACGGCCACGGCTTGCGCCGCCGGCAATATTGCCTTGGGCGAAGCCGCTGAAGTGATCAAACGGGGGCGCTGCGCCGTAATGATTGCCGGGGGAGTGGAGGCGGCCATTACCGGCACCACCGTGAACGGTTTTACCATTATGCGGGCGCTTTCCACCCGCAACAACGAGCCGTCGCGCGCCTCGCGCCCGTTTGACGCCACGCGCGATGGGTTTGTTTTGGGCGAAGGCTGCGCCATTTTTGTGTTAGAACGATTGGATCACGCCCTGGCCCGCCAGGCGCATATTTATGCCGAAATTTTAGGCAGCGCCCACTCATCCGACACCTACCATATTGCTGCGCCCGATCCAGGCGCCAGAGGGGCTATTCGGGCGATGGCCTGGGCGCTCAAAGACGCGGGGGTGGAGGTCAATCAAATTGATTACATTAATGCCCATGGCCCCAGCACGCCTCTGGGCGACGCCGCCGAAACTTACGCCATCAAGGCCGTTTTTGGCGAACGCGCGTATCAGATTCCGATTAGTTCCACCAAAAGCATGCTGGGACATTCTTTTGGGGCCGCCGGCGCCATTGAGGCGTTGGCCTGTATCAAAACCATCGAAACCAACACCATCCATCCCACCATCAATTACCACACCCCCGACCCGACCTGCGATTTGGATTACGTGCCTAACCAAGCGCGTCGCCAGCAGGTGGATATCGTACTTTCCAACTCTTTTGGCTTAGGGGGACAGAATTCATGTTTGGTGTTAGGCCGGTATAAGGATTAAAAAACCAGGAGCAATTGCATGAGAGCCATAACCAATACCGAAATCATTGAAAAACGCAGTAAATGGGCCAAACGCATCGCCCCACTGGCAATGTATACCCTGCTGGGCGGCTTTATTTTAAACTTGATTGACCTCTTCAACGCCGAGGCGCCCCAATATACCAGCCTCACGTTTCTGCTGTTAATGGTTGGTTTTGTGCTGGCCATTATCAGCTCGCACATGGTCAATCGTTGGGTGCGAGAGCCGCGCGCCGACCAGGTTTTGAGCAGCACGCTTAAAAAATTTGGCAACGACTTTATCCTGTTCAACTATATCACCTCGCCGCCCCACATTTTGCTCACCCCGGCTCACCTGTATGTCTTGGTCGTCAAGCGGCACAGCGGCCAGGTTACGGTAAACGGTAAACGATTCACCCGCAAATTCAGTTGGAGCCGCGTTTTTAGATTCTTTGCCGATGAGGGCCTGGGCGCGCCCGTAGCAGAGGCAGAAAATGAGGCCGGCCGGCTCTACAAAC contains the following coding sequences:
- a CDS encoding NERD domain-containing protein, with the translated sequence MRAITNTEIIEKRSKWAKRIAPLAMYTLLGGFILNLIDLFNAEAPQYTSLTFLLLMVGFVLAIISSHMVNRWVREPRADQVLSSTLKKFGNDFILFNYITSPPHILLTPAHLYVLVVKRHSGQVTVNGKRFTRKFSWSRVFRFFADEGLGAPVAEAENEAGRLYKLLNKHLSAEEMPEITALIVFVDNNVELTVNDPVIPVMRSNELKTYLREQDKQRTIPAALKNTLVEIIGGERQTSGK
- the fabF gene encoding beta-ketoacyl-ACP synthase II, which gives rise to MPHLQPDRQRVVVTGLGAITALGHSVSETWERLVKGQSGIGPITLFDATALATRFAGEVKNFDPRQYVPAKEVRRMARCSHFALAAAAQAVEHAGLPYPFGDDLAEKSGVLLGTAMGGFDKAEQGLKDYLEKGLNKVNPFSLPAALPNLSTFHVCVKLNAQGYTNTTATACAAGNIALGEAAEVIKRGRCAVMIAGGVEAAITGTTVNGFTIMRALSTRNNEPSRASRPFDATRDGFVLGEGCAIFVLERLDHALARQAHIYAEILGSAHSSDTYHIAAPDPGARGAIRAMAWALKDAGVEVNQIDYINAHGPSTPLGDAAETYAIKAVFGERAYQIPISSTKSMLGHSFGAAGAIEALACIKTIETNTIHPTINYHTPDPTCDLDYVPNQARRQQVDIVLSNSFGLGGQNSCLVLGRYKD
- the plsX gene encoding phosphate acyltransferase PlsX; this encodes MKIVLDAMGGDDAPTETVHGAVWAARDFDLTIQLVGQPDILEAELAKHNTTGLDLPIIPASQVIEMHEPPSTAVKNKKDASMVVALRSLKAGESDAFVSAGNSGGVLAAALFGLGRIKGIKRPALSTIFPNDSEYGYNFLLDVGANTDVRPEYLLQFALMGSLYAERVMRIPNPRVGLLSTGEEEDKGSLLTQEVTPLLKASHLNFIGNVEGKDVPAGVADVIVTDGFTGNIYVKGVEGAAWLILKFLKQEIKARPLAMLGAVLAQGALQALRVKLDYREFGGGPLLGVNGVVIVAHGRSDAYAIRNAIRVAKHAAQNNIVQAIESGLNELTVGIGEPVAAPSA